A portion of the Zootoca vivipara chromosome 6, rZooViv1.1, whole genome shotgun sequence genome contains these proteins:
- the LOC118087213 gene encoding NF-kappa-B-activating protein-like has product MAPMSRSRSPAETPPSRRQRSGSSTSPSPPRSSRCKSSRARSRSRSLNRDSSGGFRQRPGPPHSFGPRPGHEHYGKEQEESLRQRRLNERERIGELGAPEVWGFSPKVPDWDSDEHTPAEGEGGASKKSSSSGSSSEEERKKKKKRRRKAASHEEGGKKAKKKKKKHRKKKSKKRKSKKSRELSSNSEDSDSDQQQEADLWTERLRNADGVDLIGPEAPITHASQEDRPLNYGHALLPGEGAAMAEYVKAGKRIPRRGEIGLTSEEIASFEKSGYVMSGSRHRRMEAVRLRKENQIYSADEKRALASFNQEERRKRENKILASFREMVHRKTQGKDDK; this is encoded by the coding sequence ATGGCGCCCATGTCCCGCTCGCGGAGCCCAGCGGAGACGCCGCCCTCGCGGCGGCAGCGGAGCGGCAGCTCAACCAGCCCGTCCCCGCCCAGGTCCAGCCGCTGCAAGAGTTCTCGCGCCCGGTCCCGGTCCCGGTCCCTCAATCGCGACAGCAGCGGCGGGTTTCGTCAGCGCCCCGGGCCCCCTCACTCCTTCGGGCCCCGGCCAGGCCACGAACACTACGGCAAGGAGCAGGAAGAGTCGCTGAGGCAGAGGCGactaaacgagagagagagaataggtgAGCTTGGAGCACCTGAAGTTTGGGGGTTCTCGCCCAAAGTTCCTGACTGGGACTCTGATGAGCATACCCCTGCAGAAGGCGAGGGTGGTGCATCTAAAAAGAGCAGCTCCTCTGGTTCCAGCtcagaagaggagaggaagaaaaaaaagaagaggaggagaaaggctgCTTCacatgaggaggggggaaagaaagccaagaagaagaaaaagaagcatagGAAAAAGAAGTCTAAGAAAAGAAAGAGTAAGAAAAGCAGGGAGTTGAGCAGCAACAGCGAAGATTCCGATAGTGACCAACAGCAAGAGGCTGATCTCTGGACTGAGAGATTAAGAAATGCAGATGGGGTGGATCTCATAGGACCAGAAGCTCCCATTACCCATGCCTCTCAAGAGGATCGACCATTGAACTATGGACATGCTTTGCTCCCCGGCGAAGGTGCTGCCATGGCCGAGTATGTAAAAGCTGGGAAACGCATCCCTAGGAGAGGTGAGATTGGTCTAACCAGCGAAGAGATTGCGTCATTTGAGAAGTCTGGCTACGTGATGAGCGGCAGCAGGCACCGGAGAATGGAAGCTGTGCGCCTGCGGAAGGAGAACCAGATCTACAGTGCAGATGAAAAGAGGGCCCTGGCATCTTTCAACCAGGAGGAGAGGCGGAAGAGGGAGAACAAGATTCTGGCAAGCTTCCGAGAGATGGTCCACAGGAAAACCCAGGGCAAAGATGACAAATGA